The following proteins are encoded in a genomic region of Rattus rattus isolate New Zealand chromosome 2, Rrattus_CSIRO_v1, whole genome shotgun sequence:
- the Ndn gene encoding necdin yields the protein MSEQSKDLSDPNFAAEDPDTEMQVSDDDPVGVPPPAPLAANLAGPSCAPEGPMAAPQASPPPAERFEEVDPKILQQAAEEGRAHQPQSPARPIPPPAPAQLVQKAHELMWYVLVKDQKRMVLWFPDMVREVMGSYKKWCRSILRRTSVILARVFGLHLRLTNLHTMEFTLVKALSPEELDRVALNNRMPMTGLLLMILSLIYVKGRGAREGAVWNVLRILGLRPWKKHSTFGDVRKIITEEFVQQNYLKYQRVPHIEPPEYEFFWGPRANREITKMQIMEFLARVFKKDPQAWPSRYREALEQARILREANLFGQAPRSSVSED from the coding sequence ATGTCCGAACAAAGTAAGGACCTGAGCGACCCTAACTTTGCCGCTGAGGACCCCGACACTGAGATGCAGGTCAGCGATGATGATCCGGTGGGGGTCCCTCCTCCCGCTCCTCTGGCCGCGAACCTCGCAGGGCCATCGTGCGCTCCGGAAGGCCCTATGGCAGCCCCACAGGCCTCGCCACCACCTGCAGAACGGTTTGAAGAGGTTGACCCTAAGATCCTGCAGCAGGCCGCAGAGGAGGGCCGCGCCCACCAGCCCCAGAGCCCAGCCCGGCCGATCCCACCGCCGGCCCCTGCCCAGCTGGTGCAGAAGGCGCACGAGCTCATGTGGTACGTGTTGGTCAAGGACCAGAAGAGAATGGTCCTCTGGTTTCCAGACATGGTGAGAGAGGTCATGGGCAGCTACAAGAAGTGGTGCAGAAGCATCCTCAGGCGCACCAGCGTCATCCTCGCCAGAGTTTTCGGGCTGCACCTGAGGCTGACCAATCTCCACACCATGGAGTTCACCCTGGTCAAAGCACTCAGCCCAGAAGAGCTGGACAGAGTCGCGCTGAACAACCGTATGCCCATGACAGGTCTCCTGCTCATGATCCTGAGTCTCATCTATGTGAAGGGCCGCGGGGCCAGAGAGGGTGCGGTCTGGAATGTGCTGCGCATCCTGGGGCTGAGGCCCTGGAAGAAGCACTCCACCTTCGGAGATGTGAGAAAGATTATCACCGAGGAGTTCGTCCAGCAGAATTACCTGAAGTACCAGCGTGTGCCCCACATCGAGCCTCCCGAGTACGAGTTCTTCTGGGGCCCCAGAGCTAACCGTGAAATCACCAAGATGCAGATCATGGAGTTCCTGGCCAGAGTCTTTAAGAAGGATCCCCAGGCTTGGCCTTCCCGCTACAGAGAGGCTCTGGAGCAGGCCAGAATTCTGCGGGAGGCTAATCTTTTCGGCCAGGCCCCCCGCAGCAGTGTCTCTGAGGACTAA